One part of the Pecten maximus chromosome 9, xPecMax1.1, whole genome shotgun sequence genome encodes these proteins:
- the LOC117334997 gene encoding NADH dehydrogenase [ubiquinone] 1 alpha subcomplex subunit 13-like: MAASGTFKQEMPPKGGYKPIDWQQRIPRAMSGPRMLLAASAVWGFFMAKKMYFHRMFMMDEREMNDSRVALIPFYLAERQREEMVRFRQNRDYENELMKDVDGWVTGTLFGEKVYVEDDRCYAPGGVEYFRS; encoded by the exons ATGGCGGCCTCTGGCACCTTCAAGCAAGAAATGCCACCTAAGGGTGGCTATAAGCCAATAGATTGGCAGCAGCGAATACCAAGAGCAATGTCGG GACCTCGTATGCTGCTAGCAGCCTCTGCTGTATGGGGTTTCTTCATGGcaaagaaaatgtattttcacAGAATGTTTAT GATGGACGAGAGAGAGATGAACGACTCCAGGGTTGCCCTTATACCATTTTACCTGgcagagagacagagaga AGAAATGGTAAGGTTTAGACAGAACCGTGACTACGAGAACGAGCTTATGAAGGACGTTGATGGTTGGGTGACAGGAACACTGTTTGGAGAGAAAGTTTATGTGGAAGATGACCGGTGCTATGCCCCCGGGGGTGTAGAGTATTTTCGCTCATAA